The nucleotide sequence tttgagagggggagagagtgggagagggggcaaagctcgggttggggtgtgtggggtgggggagtgggggaggggggccCAGCCCCTatctaagtcacagtgcagcgcccgacggctaggcgctgcacattacatgtgtggcacctagctcggaggcgctgcactgctgggtgcgggcccaggggctgccacggtggactggcGTGCAACGCCCCCGAGCTGGGGGTTACACCGTAGGATGTGGCGCCTGCGTAGCgagcgctacacaaaagggtcaggggagtgaaatagtttcacgggcagttcattctgtgaattgatttcgtccaaaggtcaaaattgtcaaatttgcccctAGGGCTACCTGCTGGGCATGCCCTGATTTGCTCTGATGAAAGCTGGTAGCATGCAAGTGACAAGGAATCAAGGATAATGTACCTCCGAAAGGACAATGACAAAGTAAGTCCGTGCTCACAAGTCACAAGGGCGGTCTCCATTTGAAGTGAAGTGTATTTTGCTCATTATTCCTCAATGGAACATAAAGTTTGGTACATGGAACTCAATAATCCTCTAGTCTTGGCCGTTTAGTAGTTGCAATTTACAAACTTACACACGACCTTAATGGGTGTCAGTCACCACTCACCAATGTGGGCAATCTTCAGAACAAGGCTTCAAATGTAGTCGATTATATACAGCTTCTGCATGATAATTCTCCGCGCACAATGAGTCAGGCACATAATCAACTCCGAGCACAAGAAAATAAGAAATGTATTCacatggcagatggacatcaaagaATCAACCTGCTGCATGGATTAGACAGACGAATTTGCTTCAGAAAACTGGTGTTGGACTTGATGTGCCCTCCTTGCAGGCATTATTGAGGACCGAGACAGAATTATCGAAAGCAAAAGTCCAACCACATAAGAATGGTACTTGGATGCATGCACTGTACCTCGCTCTTCAATCTTTCGGATGAGCTAGCAAAGAATACCAGAGCTGTTTTGTTGTCTTTCAGCATCCTGACCCTTTAAATTATGTTGGGAGTTCAGAAATATGTAGGTCGCTGGTATTGTGGATGTTCAGAAAAATGAGAAGCATTGGACCCATCTGACAATGAAATGGATGGAGGTAAGCAATCGTATTTTGATGCAATATCAGGACTATGTATCACAAAAAATCACCCCACAGCTTGAAGTAGAATACCCTGAAGAGGTTATCTTCTAGTACTGGTGATAATTGATGGCAGAATTCCAGGACAGGCGGTGTATGTGAATGTAGTTGTTCATTTCCATAATACTATTTTGTTGGTGACTATTACCAGGCAACTGTACCTAACGACAGATGAGAGTTTGTTACCAATATTCCAGACAAGAACACTTGCCATCTTTAAAATGGTGAAAACGGTGCTTATCCCTGACAACAATCTCCCGATTCTCCACAGCTGACATAAacttgatggcgagatggcaatCCCCGCATATCCTCAGGTTTTTTATTACTCTGATAGGAGTGGTGCTCCCAACGCTCATCATGAGCCCATATGCTACTGCCAATTTTTCACTGTGATATCTAAGtgcaccctctctctcctcctcttcTAACTCATGCAGAACTGACTCAGTTTCAGGCATGTAGCCAGCAGCACTAATCCTATGAATCAGTTCTTCCAAGTACTGGTAAATCTCTGTAGTCTGTGGATGAGACTTTTCACCCATGCGAAATAAATGGGAAGTACCTCCTAGCTCAATCAAGCTGAATCCTATCTGCTTCTTCAATCTTCTCTTAATCATGGTATTCCTCACCTTCTCAACATGGTGCATTTTACCAGACAGAGCATAAATATTAGAAAGCAAAACATGGTAGGATGGATTCTCAGGTTCGAGAGCAATCAATCGCTCAGCCACCTCCACCCCAAGAATAAAATTCTTGTGCATCTTGCATGCCCCAAGTACTGCTGTCCAAACTTCAGGCCCTGGCTCTCCAGGCATATAATCACTTATAAATTGCATTGCTTCATCAAGAAGTCCAGCCCTTCCAAACATATCAACCATAGAACAATAGTGCTCGACACGAGGGACCAGTCCATAGATCCTCTTCATGCAGTCAAAAGCATCACGACCCTCCATGACTAACCCAGCGTGTGCACATGCAGATAGAACAGCAACAAACGTGACATGATTGGGTGGCGGCCCCTCGCGTCTCATCAAATGGAACAGCTTGATCGCCTCATGACCATGGCCGTGCATTCCATATCCAGCGATCATGGAAGTCCATGTAACCACATTCCGCTCCTGGAGCGCATCGAACCATCTGCGAGCTTTGTCCACAACACCACACCTGGCATACATGTTCACAAGAGCAGAGCCAAGAAACACACTGATGTCcattctttcagaaacaatacGTTTCTCCACTTCACGCCCCAAGTCCAGTGCACCAGCCTGTGCGCAAGCAGAGAGCGTGGCTACAAACGTCATGGAGTCAGGCACCGCCTTCGCCGCCTGCATCTCCCTATACACCTCGATCCCCCGCTCGGCAAGCCCATTCTGTTCGTACCCAGAAATCATCGCGTTCCAAGCGACAACACCTCTATCACGAATTGCATCGAACAGCTTGCGTGCAACACCCAGTTGGCCGCACTTGGAATACAGCACAAGAAGCGACGTCAGCACGAAACGGTCCGAGCCAAACCCGAGGACGATGGAGTGCGCGTGGATGGCCGTGCCGGTTCGGATGGCGGACAGGTCGGCGCAGGCCTTGGCGACGGCGGTGAAGGTGAAACTGGAGAAAGGAAGGGCGGCGGAGAGGAGGCTGCGGTAGAAGGCAATAGCGGCGACCGGGAGGCCGTGGTGCGCGGCCGCACGCGTGagggaggagaagaggaaggagtCGGGTGCGGGGTGGGAGGTCGCGAGGAGGTGCGCGTACGGGGCGGCGCCAGCTGCGACGGCGAGCGTGGCCAGCTTGGTGATGAAGGGGAGGGAGCGACTGTGGCCTGTGACGATGATGCGCGCGTGAGCTTGTTTCAGAGCGCCAGCACGagggccggcgaggaggagcgAGCTGTATTCCGGCGAGGGGTGGTGGGAGTCCATCCCGGAGGGCTGGAAGCTTGGAACTGAATTGAGGAATTGAATATTTCCTTTCGGGCGGGAGCTGGTAAATACACACACCGATGGAAGGGTTCGCTTGAGCAACTAGATATCCCCTTCTCAACATGGTGAACCAAAATATTTCAATAAGATTTTTTTGTAGGGAATTTCAATAAGATGTATGGAATACAAAATTTTAGATTAATAACACATGAACCAAAAATTTAAATACATGCAACTTATTATATTTGATTGTGTATATTGGCAAAATGTTTATTGAATATAGGTAGAATAATAGAATGACAAATATTTTCCCATGCATGGTCTCAAGTGCAATAAGAGAGGGAGGAAAAGAAGGGTGAAAGGTTTAACGGCTACATGGAGATACAACCCAAGTGgagagaaagagggagagagagaaggggggtTGTCGTTGAGGTGAAAGGCAACAAAGACCAAGCAAACTAGGCTCACAAGGTTTCTCGAGGATTTCAAAGGTCATGTTTACCGACACTAGCACCATCATGAAGGCGAACCAATAGAAATGGATCAATACTGTGCGTACCAACATCAATGAGCGTAACTCCAGAATTTGATCATGCAATCAAATTGTGCTTGATTACTAGACTATGTTTGATTCAATTTGTGTGAACTTGGAACGCTATGTTGCTTGCTTTTTAAAAATTATTTGTGGAAATGTTtgtgataaaatatttatttttCAAGTTGTTTTATTTGGCGGGAATGGATCAAATATACTGAAAAAtgataattaaaacaaaactgaTGGACAAGACGGGATTCACTTGGATACCATGGTATAAGGTGTCCCCAGAAAATGAAAAAATGCGGTGGTTTCTTTGGAGATGCCCTTCCATCCCGAACTTCAAAAAACTAATTTCATTCACTTCACACAATTGTGATTCCTCAAGCAACTATTTTCTCAGTTTATCTATAGAAGAGACAACGATGAAAGAGAGTAGCGCAACCCGGGTTGCTTCAGGGGTGATGGGGAGGGAGGGTGGGGGTGAGATTTTTTGTTTGGGTCGCCGGTTGAATTAGGCGACGATTGAGCTCAAGATCGGACACCATAACCGACCGCATCATCGAATCTCACCGGAGATGGTGACGACGCGACTCGCCATGACATAAATGCAGAGGAGGGCTGGACCTAGATAGGTTCCGGTCTAGGCGGCAacgtgaggaggaggaagaagaagagtagcaTTCCTTAGATTCATTTTCAACTTTTCTAGTCAACACTTACTAGGTGGTTCCTTCATTGGACATGGACACAGACACGGATTTGATGAACATGGTTTCACGCCCACCCTTTataaatagtaaattcaaaaaagtactagaaaaataaataaacaatCAAATTTTTTATAACATACATAGTCGACCGCTTTAGTTTCGCGTGATGTTTAAAAAAATGACAAATTGAAACTTTATTAGAAAATATCGTTTGATGAATGGTAAGGTCTCAATTGTATTTTGTTCAtcgagggcatctccaacgctgatccTCAAACCGCTCGCATCCGTCCGGATCGCGTTGTTCGGACCGTGAAAGCCATCCAACGCGAGTCTGTATCGGTCCGCCGAGCGGTTAGGACGTGTTTTCTCCCGCAACTTGGAGACAACGTGGGGAGGGGGGTTGCGGGAGTCCGAACATCAGACATGTAAGACTCCGACACCCCTGGCCCACCCAATCCCCCTCACAGTCCCATTTCATTCCACTCAATCCCTTCTCCTCCTTACTTTGCATCTGCACCTTTCACCTCCGTTGCCGCTATTGCACGTCTCCGGCCGGCATAGGGGCATTGTCGGACATCTGCAACTAGCACCAACACCCCGGCTCGCTAATACGGCGACATTGTCCACCCTGGAGCCTTTTGCATCCCAGGTACACTCTGCGCCCTTTAGACGACCTCCATGGcagacgccacgctcggcaggtgttgggtcaaatgccattgagcttattttcgaATGCTATGACATTTCTTAGAGTACGATGGATGGCGAGCtactcgaccatggaggatgagttgttgtgcgatgcgtggttgGCCGTATCCACAGATTTTGTAGACAGGAGCAGAGGGAGGACCTTCTGGCAGCAAATGCATGAATCGTTTTATGCACGAAAGCACATTAGGCTCTATGGCATATACACCATTTAGCAACGAGATGTGAGGTTGTTATCATGTCACTGATACGCTATCCAGACTAGCGCCACCAAGTTCTATAACGTGGTTCGTCAACtggaggcaaggtggccattgcacgcAGCAGAGGATGAGATCGTAAGTTTTGTTTCCTCTtactcaacttgttgattgattcgTTCACTCAATGTTGGTGTGCACATTGTGTAGCCCGCACGCGCTGCCGTGATGAACCACAAGATAGCCACTGACCAttttgttgggttctacggtagggtgcttcgactgcaaattaaaattttcctacacgtagaacaaccaagaacatgctacgggagatggatcatagttcgttaccactagacgcgcagtgccgtgcagcggaagaagagttggggcaacgcgtccgcgtggatcgtctcctccttgtccgatctccctcgtacagtCGGTAGTCGGTTCCCacatacaggttcgccggagcggcgcaagtgcaccgcctctaacggtatctgcGCGTGCAGGAGGTACGTCGTGTAGCGGACTTCCAGGTCCAATCACACAACCGGcgacgagtggaggtgtctattcgcaacacatgcaaaccctagtgacaacgccGAAGTGATCAACcgcgtgagtgtgcggcacctccactttatataggtgtctgtcgtgggctcaacacttggaccttgcacggaccctaaagcccataagtctactcggccacaatccgaatacagctcggatcacatccgaccagtgtcctcggatctgaccttgtaggttccttcccttaagcgcgcgaccccttaggttcaagccggcttggtcgcagttcggatcacctccgaactgtaCAGTTGGTAGCGGcttctagcaaggcatgccgaacaccaaacagactatgaagctggttaggcgaacctgtacatcatactttcATTCCtttttgccacatgatatatgttgtcgggctcaaggcgagtctgtcatccttgtgctagcccgacctctttctcgttccaatgatgccgaccacaaaccggattatctcataatccttgtcgcatggccatgcttatcctgatcggatcacacgaggggtccagagtatatctctcctgatcgttggggcaaatcccatcttgctcaaccacgtctcgcagcatggttctggaaaaatccgaaacctacctttataactactcagttacggagtagcgtttggtcggcccaaagcaagtctgtcaccatcccgagtacatgc is from Triticum aestivum cultivar Chinese Spring chromosome 3A, IWGSC CS RefSeq v2.1, whole genome shotgun sequence and encodes:
- the LOC123062127 gene encoding pentatricopeptide repeat-containing protein At2g33760; its protein translation is MDSHHPSPEYSSLLLAGPRAGALKQAHARIIVTGHSRSLPFITKLATLAVAAGAAPYAHLLATSHPAPDSFLFSSLTRAAAHHGLPVAAIAFYRSLLSAALPFSSFTFTAVAKACADLSAIRTGTAIHAHSIVLGFGSDRFVLTSLLVLYSKCGQLGVARKLFDAIRDRGVVAWNAMISGYEQNGLAERGIEVYREMQAAKAVPDSMTFVATLSACAQAGALDLGREVEKRIVSERMDISVFLGSALVNMYARCGVVDKARRWFDALQERNVVTWTSMIAGYGMHGHGHEAIKLFHLMRREGPPPNHVTFVAVLSACAHAGLVMEGRDAFDCMKRIYGLVPRVEHYCSMVDMFGRAGLLDEAMQFISDYMPGEPGPEVWTAVLGACKMHKNFILGVEVAERLIALEPENPSYHVLLSNIYALSGKMHHVEKVRNTMIKRRLKKQIGFSLIELGGTSHLFRMGEKSHPQTTEIYQYLEELIHRISAAGYMPETESVLHELEEEEREGALRYHSEKLAVAYGLMMSVGSTTPIRVIKNLRICGDCHLAIKFMSAVENREIVVRDKHRFHHFKDGKCSCLEYW